The following are from one region of the Halomonas qaidamensis genome:
- the ugpA gene encoding sn-glycerol-3-phosphate ABC transporter permease UgpA translates to MQTKRMTFPGRFLPYALLAPQVIVTLIFFIWPAGQALYQSLLREDAFGLRTTFVGLENFARLFRDGAYLNSLSVTVVFAVGTTLLSMSVALLLASTVNRMIRSRSTYTTLLVWPYAIAPAIAGVLWWFIFNPSIGIVPYILDMVGYQWNHRTSGADAMMLVIFAAAWKQISYNFLFFLAGLQSIPQSLIEAAAIDGASPMKRFWTIVFPLLTPTTFFLMVVNVVYAMFDTFGIIHATTQGGPAQATNTLVYKVYADGFVGLNLGSSAAQSVILMAIVVALTVVQFRFIERRVNY, encoded by the coding sequence ATGCAAACCAAACGCATGACTTTTCCAGGGCGTTTTTTGCCCTACGCCCTGCTGGCTCCTCAGGTCATTGTCACGCTGATTTTCTTTATTTGGCCTGCCGGTCAAGCGCTTTACCAATCACTGCTGCGGGAAGACGCCTTTGGTCTACGCACCACCTTTGTGGGCTTGGAAAACTTTGCGCGACTCTTTCGCGATGGTGCCTATCTTAATTCGCTCTCAGTGACAGTGGTGTTTGCGGTAGGTACCACACTACTTTCCATGTCCGTTGCGCTGCTGTTAGCGAGCACGGTTAACCGCATGATCCGCTCACGCAGTACCTATACCACGCTGCTGGTATGGCCCTACGCGATTGCCCCGGCGATTGCCGGTGTGCTGTGGTGGTTTATCTTCAACCCTTCGATTGGCATTGTGCCTTACATACTGGACATGGTTGGCTACCAGTGGAACCACCGTACCTCAGGCGCAGACGCCATGATGCTGGTAATTTTTGCCGCCGCCTGGAAGCAGATTTCTTATAACTTCCTGTTTTTTCTCGCTGGCTTACAGTCGATTCCTCAATCACTGATTGAAGCAGCGGCCATTGACGGTGCAAGCCCCATGAAGCGCTTCTGGACCATTGTTTTCCCGCTGCTGACGCCAACGACCTTCTTCTTGATGGTGGTTAACGTGGTGTACGCCATGTTCGATACCTTCGGCATTATTCACGCGACTACCCAAGGCGGCCCTGCCCAAGCGACCAACACGCTGGTCTATAAGGTCTACGCCGATGGCTTCGTAGGCTTGAACTTAGGCTCTTCGGCCGCTCAGTCGGTGATTTTGATGGCCATTGTGGTCGCACTTACGGTGGTGCAGTTCCGCTTTATTGAGCGCCGCGTGAACTACTAA
- a CDS encoding universal stress protein: MYKNILITTAADNNSNVVQKIDVARKLADEDSTIQIISVMERIPPYIAPSLPSDYRETTAQRIKDGIQKKIGDEHYEIHVVEGNAAHQVVKFAKRNGVDCIIISSNRPGFPDHFMGSTALNVVRQATCTVTVVR, encoded by the coding sequence ATGTATAAAAATATTCTGATTACCACGGCGGCAGACAATAACTCGAATGTTGTGCAGAAAATCGACGTAGCACGTAAGTTGGCCGACGAAGATAGCACCATACAGATCATTTCTGTCATGGAGCGTATTCCGCCTTATATTGCACCATCACTGCCCAGTGATTACCGCGAAACCACCGCGCAACGCATTAAAGACGGTATTCAAAAGAAAATTGGCGACGAGCACTACGAGATTCATGTGGTGGAAGGCAATGCCGCCCATCAAGTGGTCAAGTTTGCCAAGCGCAATGGCGTCGACTGCATCATTATTTCATCGAACCGTCCCGGCTTTCCTGACCACTTTATGGGTTCCACCGCCTTAAATGTTGTGCGCCAGGCAACGTGTACTGTCACGGTGGTTCGCTAG
- the argE gene encoding acetylornithine deacetylase, translating into MIDVTTLLAKLVSFDTTSSGSNLALIEFVEHYLADYGVASERVMSPCGTKANLIARVGPDAPGGVVLSGHTDVVPVAGQPWSSDPFTLRDGGDGRLYGRGTCDMKGFIACALAMVPVWVNASLKQPIYFGFSYDEEIGCVGAPSLIKRFYEHYSTTAHVIVGEPTSMQPVVAQKGATNLRTTVIGREAHSSQVNQGTSAIHVAARLVTFIEDTMAALVEEGRVDEAFNVPHTSLHVGKIKGGTAINIMARECQFEWEIRHLPTDTFDEIYARFKAYCDQQSAELQAKGKHVEITTKPLNVTVPGLADRENDRVLRLAKDHLPAGCCDHAVAYATEAGQFQGQGLQTIILGPGSIAQAHQPDEYIETAQLHECTAFMKRLGQALETPYSG; encoded by the coding sequence ATGATTGACGTGACTACCTTACTGGCGAAGCTAGTATCATTCGATACCACCTCAAGTGGATCAAATTTAGCCTTAATTGAATTTGTTGAGCACTATCTAGCTGATTATGGTGTTGCTTCAGAGCGAGTGATGAGCCCGTGTGGAACCAAAGCCAATCTGATTGCCCGCGTAGGCCCTGATGCCCCTGGCGGCGTGGTGCTTTCTGGCCATACCGACGTAGTGCCTGTGGCCGGTCAGCCATGGTCGAGTGACCCGTTTACCCTGCGTGATGGCGGCGATGGCCGTCTTTACGGGCGTGGCACCTGTGACATGAAAGGCTTTATTGCCTGTGCGTTAGCCATGGTGCCTGTCTGGGTCAATGCGTCGCTGAAGCAGCCTATCTATTTCGGGTTTTCTTACGACGAAGAAATTGGCTGTGTGGGCGCACCTAGCCTTATTAAACGCTTTTACGAGCATTACTCCACCACCGCCCACGTCATTGTTGGTGAACCTACTAGCATGCAGCCTGTGGTCGCTCAAAAAGGCGCAACTAATCTGCGCACCACCGTGATTGGTCGGGAGGCCCACAGTAGCCAAGTGAATCAAGGCACGTCAGCTATTCATGTGGCGGCAAGGCTGGTCACGTTTATTGAAGACACGATGGCGGCATTGGTGGAAGAGGGCCGCGTCGACGAGGCCTTTAACGTGCCCCACACCAGCCTGCATGTAGGCAAAATAAAAGGTGGCACGGCAATCAATATTATGGCGCGGGAGTGTCAGTTCGAGTGGGAAATTCGTCACCTGCCAACGGACACCTTCGACGAAATATACGCGCGCTTTAAGGCCTATTGCGACCAGCAAAGCGCTGAGTTGCAGGCCAAAGGCAAGCACGTTGAAATTACCACTAAGCCGCTAAACGTGACCGTACCGGGCTTGGCCGACCGCGAAAACGATCGGGTGCTTCGCTTAGCCAAAGACCATTTGCCAGCAGGGTGCTGCGACCATGCGGTGGCTTACGCCACGGAAGCGGGACAGTTCCAAGGCCAGGGCTTGCAGACAATCATTCTTGGCCCTGGCAGCATCGCTCAAGCGCATCAGCCCGATGAGTATATTGAGACGGCCCAGCTGCATGAATGCACGGCGTTTATGAAGCGATTAGGTCAGGCGTTAGAAACACCCTATTCGGGATGA
- a CDS encoding amino acid ABC transporter permease, whose product MDFNLMVEITPLLIKAAGVTIDISARAIFFGFFIACGLVFLRSARIRPLRWLARSYISVVRGTPYFVQLLLVFYGGPSIGLRLDPFTCGVVVGAFNIGAYMSEAIRGAIESVDSGQNEAARSLGFGKARTLLFVVLPQAAGLMIRSVGVLAIVLVKNSSLVSIISVVELTYQAQRLIGSTYKPLEIFTLSALMYIVIVYAVMGMMELAYRRATRYQSR is encoded by the coding sequence ATGGACTTCAACCTGATGGTCGAGATCACGCCGCTGCTGATAAAAGCAGCCGGGGTCACAATCGACATCTCGGCCCGTGCCATCTTCTTCGGGTTCTTCATCGCCTGCGGGCTGGTGTTTCTGCGCTCTGCTCGTATACGGCCGCTGCGCTGGCTGGCGCGCAGCTATATTAGTGTGGTTCGCGGCACGCCCTATTTCGTTCAACTCCTGCTGGTGTTTTACGGTGGCCCCAGCATTGGGTTACGGCTTGACCCTTTTACCTGCGGGGTTGTTGTCGGGGCCTTCAACATCGGTGCCTACATGAGCGAGGCGATTCGCGGAGCTATCGAGTCCGTCGACAGCGGTCAGAATGAAGCAGCGCGTTCCCTCGGTTTTGGCAAGGCACGCACCCTGCTGTTTGTTGTACTGCCCCAGGCAGCCGGGCTGATGATTCGTTCGGTGGGCGTTCTCGCTATTGTGCTGGTCAAGAATTCATCGCTGGTATCAATTATCTCTGTGGTTGAGCTCACCTATCAGGCCCAGCGCTTGATCGGTTCTACCTACAAGCCGCTGGAAATTTTCACGCTCAGCGCCTTGATGTACATCGTCATCGTCTACGCCGTGATGGGCATGATGGAGTTGGCCTATCGGCGCGCTACGCGCTACCAGAGTCGCTAA
- a CDS encoding transporter substrate-binding domain-containing protein: protein MTTFTQRFSKTFTTAVAVMGATAVLAMPSHARDLEEIRGDVLQVVNSGAYPPFSFVDTQGNLVGFDVDIAQALADKMGVEVNVQSSPWNGIIAAMVGGRFDACICSMSITEERQEVLDFSDPYYSSGLSIWVQEETNDINSIDDFAGKQVGSTLGETGNQWAVENGDGKWRNQTFQGLPDIMSALNSGRIDVMIADDVPVLVAMQENERDIKMVDVGELPRWPAAIAIQQDNPELLEALNVALADIKEDGTYQAIVDKWIGEGASIE from the coding sequence ATGACAACCTTCACTCAACGTTTTTCCAAGACGTTCACCACTGCTGTCGCCGTTATGGGAGCAACTGCCGTGCTGGCCATGCCCAGCCACGCCCGAGACCTAGAAGAGATTCGGGGCGATGTTCTCCAAGTAGTTAACTCAGGCGCCTACCCGCCTTTCAGCTTTGTCGATACCCAAGGCAATCTGGTGGGTTTTGATGTTGATATTGCACAAGCACTGGCCGACAAAATGGGCGTCGAAGTCAACGTCCAGTCGTCTCCCTGGAATGGCATTATTGCTGCCATGGTGGGTGGGCGATTTGATGCCTGTATCTGCAGCATGAGTATCACCGAAGAGCGCCAGGAAGTGCTCGACTTTAGCGACCCCTACTACAGCTCAGGCCTTTCCATCTGGGTGCAGGAAGAGACCAACGACATCAACAGCATTGACGACTTTGCGGGTAAACAAGTTGGTTCAACGCTGGGTGAAACCGGTAACCAGTGGGCAGTGGAGAATGGTGACGGCAAATGGCGTAACCAGACGTTCCAGGGCCTGCCTGACATCATGAGTGCGCTTAACTCAGGCCGCATTGACGTGATGATTGCAGACGATGTACCGGTCCTCGTCGCCATGCAGGAAAATGAGCGGGACATCAAAATGGTAGATGTAGGCGAGCTGCCGCGCTGGCCTGCCGCCATTGCTATTCAGCAGGACAACCCCGAACTGCTTGAAGCACTTAACGTGGCACTGGCCGATATCAAGGAAGACGGCACTTATCAGGCGATTGTTGATAAGTGGATCGGCGAAGGCGCCAGCATCGAGTAA
- a CDS encoding SDR family oxidoreductase has product MTSTVIITGANRGVGLALAEQYHQAGWRVIGVCRESSDALQAAAERVIEGIDVTQPESVAALANALQDETLDVLINNAGLLQDEALGSLDFDSIRTQMEINAYAPLRVCEALLPRLKKGSKIANITSRMGSIADNDSGGRYGYRASKAALNAFGKSLAMDLKPQGIAVAQLHPGYVQTRMVNFGGHISPQEAAAGIIARIEALTLENSGSFWHSNGELLPW; this is encoded by the coding sequence ATGACATCGACTGTAATAATCACTGGCGCTAACCGAGGCGTAGGGCTTGCACTAGCCGAGCAGTATCATCAGGCTGGCTGGCGGGTAATCGGTGTTTGCCGTGAATCGTCAGATGCACTGCAGGCGGCGGCAGAGCGTGTTATTGAAGGCATTGATGTCACGCAGCCAGAAAGCGTCGCTGCGTTGGCCAACGCCTTGCAAGATGAAACGCTGGATGTGCTGATCAATAATGCGGGGCTTTTGCAGGATGAGGCCTTGGGCAGTCTTGATTTTGACAGCATTCGAACGCAGATGGAAATCAACGCCTATGCACCGCTAAGGGTCTGTGAAGCGCTGTTGCCGCGGCTGAAAAAGGGCAGCAAAATTGCCAATATCACCAGCCGCATGGGGTCCATTGCCGATAACGATTCTGGCGGGCGTTACGGCTACCGTGCGTCTAAAGCAGCGCTGAATGCGTTTGGAAAATCGTTGGCAATGGATCTTAAGCCGCAAGGTATTGCCGTGGCGCAGCTGCATCCAGGCTATGTCCAAACCCGTATGGTTAATTTTGGCGGCCATATTTCACCCCAAGAAGCCGCCGCTGGCATCATTGCACGCATCGAGGCGTTAACCCTCGAAAATAGCGGCAGCTTCTGGCACTCCAACGGTGAATTATTGCCCTGGTAA
- a CDS encoding GIY-YIG nuclease family protein yields the protein MSSQITNSATTDSITTNSQWYLYLLECKRGTYVGITNNLAKRYQAHCDGKGARYTRANPPIAMLGAQPFADRAAASRAEYALKQKTPAQKRQWAVEWPATVG from the coding sequence GTGAGTAGTCAAATCACTAATTCCGCAACAACTGACTCTATAACCACTAATTCCCAATGGTACCTCTACTTACTTGAGTGCAAGCGTGGCACTTATGTGGGGATTACCAACAACCTAGCGAAACGTTACCAAGCGCACTGCGACGGTAAAGGCGCGCGCTATACCCGTGCTAACCCACCGATAGCAATGCTCGGCGCGCAGCCTTTCGCAGATCGCGCAGCGGCCAGCCGCGCTGAGTATGCGCTGAAACAGAAGACGCCAGCGCAAAAGCGCCAATGGGCAGTGGAGTGGCCAGCGACCGTGGGGTAA
- the ugpE gene encoding sn-glycerol-3-phosphate ABC transporter permease UgpE, with the protein MVENRPWANFFAHLTLMIGVAVVVFPVYVALVASTQAPGDLLRGTLPMLPGAHGIENFTRMWQSGVSNAGAPPAGMMLWNSFVMAMAITIGKLSISLLSAFAIVYFRFRFRMFFFWLIFITLMLPVEVRIIPTFQVVADLNMLNSFAGLSIPLIASATATFLFRQFFMTIPEEMLEAARVDGAGPLKFFKDILMPLSVTNIAALFVIMFIYGWNQYLWPLLITTDPDYYTIVMGIQRMTSEENPQWHLIMAAVVMAALPPVLVILFMQRLFVKGLTETEK; encoded by the coding sequence ATGGTTGAAAACCGACCCTGGGCGAATTTTTTTGCTCATCTGACGTTGATGATTGGCGTCGCGGTGGTGGTGTTCCCTGTTTACGTTGCACTTGTGGCGTCTACCCAGGCACCGGGCGACTTGCTACGCGGCACGCTGCCGATGCTGCCCGGCGCTCATGGTATCGAGAATTTTACCCGCATGTGGCAGTCCGGCGTTTCCAACGCAGGTGCCCCACCAGCAGGAATGATGCTATGGAACAGCTTTGTTATGGCCATGGCGATTACCATAGGAAAACTGTCGATCTCGTTACTGTCGGCGTTTGCGATTGTTTACTTTCGCTTTCGTTTTCGGATGTTCTTCTTCTGGCTAATTTTCATCACGCTGATGCTGCCCGTCGAAGTACGCATTATTCCGACGTTTCAGGTCGTCGCAGATCTCAATATGCTGAACAGCTTCGCGGGGCTTTCAATTCCACTGATTGCATCGGCCACCGCGACGTTTCTGTTTCGCCAGTTCTTTATGACGATTCCGGAAGAGATGCTGGAAGCGGCCCGAGTCGATGGTGCAGGACCACTCAAGTTCTTTAAAGACATCCTTATGCCGCTATCAGTTACCAATATCGCGGCGCTGTTTGTGATCATGTTCATTTATGGCTGGAACCAATACCTATGGCCACTGCTGATTACCACCGACCCTGACTACTACACCATTGTGATGGGCATTCAGCGCATGACCTCAGAAGAGAATCCCCAGTGGCACTTGATTATGGCTGCCGTGGTAATGGCCGCCCTGCCGCCCGTACTGGTGATTCTGTTTATGCAACGCCTGTTTGTAAAAGGCCTGACCGAGACGGAGAAATAA
- a CDS encoding amino acid ABC transporter ATP-binding protein has product MSTLPSTDTPVADTPMVEMRNVHKRFGDLEVLKGINLTVERGKIISIIGPSGSGKSTLLRSVNHLEVIDDGDILLDGAQVNRPDLQGLAFERHINHIRQNMGMVFQHFNLFPHLSTLDNVTLAPRKLKGMASKQANQLGMELLDRVGLADKADVFPSRLSGGQKQRVAIARALAMQPKVMLFDEATSALDPELVEEVNRVMRGLAEEHMTMLIVTHEMAFARDVSDWAMFMDGGVVVEEGPPSMLFSTPQQERTQHFLSKHLDTQR; this is encoded by the coding sequence ATGAGCACCTTACCTTCCACTGATACTCCTGTTGCCGATACCCCCATGGTCGAAATGCGCAATGTGCACAAGCGCTTTGGCGACCTTGAAGTCCTCAAGGGCATCAACCTGACCGTCGAACGCGGCAAGATCATTTCGATCATAGGGCCATCCGGTTCGGGGAAAAGCACCTTGCTACGCTCGGTCAATCACCTAGAAGTGATTGATGACGGTGACATTCTGTTGGATGGCGCTCAGGTCAATCGCCCCGACCTCCAGGGTCTGGCCTTTGAACGCCATATCAATCATATTCGCCAGAATATGGGCATGGTGTTTCAGCACTTTAACCTTTTCCCTCATCTGTCGACCCTCGACAATGTCACCCTGGCCCCGCGCAAGCTCAAGGGTATGGCATCCAAGCAGGCCAACCAACTGGGTATGGAGCTGCTTGACCGAGTGGGCCTGGCAGACAAAGCGGATGTATTTCCTTCGCGGCTTTCTGGCGGTCAGAAGCAGCGGGTGGCGATTGCCCGCGCATTGGCCATGCAGCCTAAGGTCATGCTGTTCGACGAGGCCACCTCGGCGCTCGACCCGGAGCTGGTGGAAGAGGTCAACCGCGTAATGCGCGGCCTGGCCGAAGAGCATATGACCATGCTGATCGTGACCCACGAAATGGCCTTTGCCCGCGATGTTTCCGACTGGGCGATGTTTATGGATGGCGGCGTGGTGGTCGAGGAAGGCCCTCCCAGCATGCTGTTCAGCACCCCACAGCAGGAACGCACCCAACACTTCCTGAGTAAGCACCTGGACACACAGCGCTAA
- a CDS encoding YchJ family protein, whose protein sequence is MTLSTPVSTSANCPCGSGAALSACCQPYHQGVTAPTPEALMRSRYTAFALNSHDYLLATWHPSTRPAQLQLDPDTQWKALTIVAAPPVKEEQGTVHFLAYFREQNRWQVLEENSRFVFEVGRWWYVDGVPTIERLKPRRNERCLCGSGRKIKSCCGE, encoded by the coding sequence ATGACGCTTTCAACGCCAGTCTCAACGTCAGCCAACTGCCCGTGCGGCAGTGGTGCTGCACTCTCGGCGTGTTGCCAACCTTATCATCAAGGTGTAACGGCACCGACGCCTGAAGCGCTAATGCGTTCACGTTACACGGCATTTGCGTTGAATAGCCACGATTACTTACTCGCCACTTGGCACCCATCAACGCGGCCAGCGCAGCTGCAGCTCGACCCAGATACCCAGTGGAAAGCGCTTACGATTGTGGCGGCACCACCAGTAAAAGAGGAACAGGGCACGGTACATTTTTTAGCCTATTTTCGTGAACAAAACCGCTGGCAGGTGCTGGAAGAAAACTCCCGGTTTGTGTTTGAAGTCGGGCGCTGGTGGTATGTTGATGGCGTGCCGACCATTGAGCGCCTTAAACCCCGGCGAAACGAGCGCTGCTTATGTGGTAGCGGCCGAAAAATAAAGAGTTGTTGCGGTGAGTAG
- a CDS encoding amino acid ABC transporter permease: protein MQFDFTPVITYFPTLLSGIGVMLMIAVTVAFFSIVGGLVIAVITLYTNKVVSWPLRFFIWLFMTTPLLLQLYFLYFGLGDLILIPAIVVGILGLGFHYMAYNADIFTATISSVSDGQYEASRSLGFGHWRTIGYIIVPQAFIRSVPQLGNNMILMVKDTSVLSAIGVAELVYASQYAISVTFRPFEFFIAIAVIYYLLNIAMELGQAWFERRTAYRR, encoded by the coding sequence ATGCAGTTTGATTTTACGCCTGTTATTACCTATTTCCCGACCTTGCTCAGCGGCATTGGCGTCATGCTGATGATCGCCGTGACCGTTGCGTTTTTTTCCATTGTGGGTGGCTTGGTGATCGCGGTCATCACCCTGTATACCAATAAGGTCGTCAGCTGGCCGCTGCGCTTCTTTATCTGGCTGTTCATGACCACGCCGCTTCTACTGCAGCTGTATTTTCTCTATTTCGGCCTGGGTGATTTGATCCTGATTCCGGCGATTGTGGTCGGCATCTTGGGGCTTGGCTTTCACTATATGGCCTATAACGCCGATATTTTCACGGCCACTATTTCATCGGTATCCGACGGCCAGTATGAAGCATCTCGCTCGTTGGGCTTCGGTCACTGGCGAACTATTGGTTACATCATTGTTCCCCAGGCGTTTATCCGCTCGGTGCCGCAGTTGGGCAACAATATGATCCTGATGGTCAAGGACACCTCAGTGTTATCCGCCATCGGCGTGGCCGAACTGGTGTATGCCTCCCAGTATGCGATCAGCGTCACCTTCCGACCGTTCGAGTTCTTTATTGCCATTGCCGTGATTTATTACCTGCTCAACATTGCCATGGAGCTGGGCCAGGCATGGTTCGAGCGGCGTACCGCTTACCGTCGCTAA
- the ugpB gene encoding sn-glycerol-3-phosphate ABC transporter substrate-binding protein UgpB, whose protein sequence is MSRFTLHALTLGVATATFSLSAHSATEVTWWHAMGGQLGEILEEMTEEFNASQDDYRVTPSYRGNYTETMTGAIAAFRAGEQPHILQVFEVGTGTMMNADGAIYPVYQLMEDHGRAFDRDAFLPAVVGYYTDTNGNMLSFPFNSSTPIMYYNRDVFEEAGLDPEQPPQTWDEVAEYATQITESGAANCGFTTSWPSWVMLENFSAMHNSPLGTLENGFGGIETEFNFNNELVARHWDNLKTWQDADAFKWGGPGSGPDSEPLFYSQECAIFFGSSASRADVAANSDFEVGFGMQPYYDDVDGAPQNSIIGGATLWALQGHTDDEYEAVAAFFEYLSQPEVQAEWHQQTGYLPITQAAWDLSKEQGYYDENPGADISLKQMTLNEPTENSKGLRFGNFVQIRDIISEEMEAVMTGAKSGQEAADSAVERGNQLLRDFQSANQ, encoded by the coding sequence ATGTCTCGTTTCACATTGCACGCGCTTACCCTAGGGGTGGCGACCGCCACGTTTAGCCTTTCTGCCCATTCAGCGACTGAAGTGACTTGGTGGCACGCCATGGGAGGCCAGCTTGGTGAAATCCTTGAAGAAATGACGGAGGAGTTTAACGCCTCCCAGGATGATTACCGCGTAACCCCTAGCTATCGTGGCAATTATACCGAAACGATGACCGGTGCCATTGCGGCGTTCCGTGCAGGCGAGCAGCCCCATATTTTGCAGGTTTTCGAAGTCGGCACAGGTACCATGATGAATGCTGATGGCGCCATTTATCCGGTGTATCAGCTCATGGAGGATCATGGCCGCGCATTTGATCGTGACGCTTTCCTACCTGCGGTAGTCGGTTACTACACCGACACGAACGGCAACATGCTGTCGTTCCCGTTCAACTCCTCAACGCCGATTATGTATTACAACCGTGACGTGTTTGAGGAAGCAGGTTTAGACCCTGAGCAGCCACCACAAACTTGGGATGAAGTCGCGGAGTATGCAACTCAAATTACCGAGTCAGGTGCTGCAAACTGTGGTTTCACCACCTCATGGCCAAGCTGGGTGATGCTGGAAAACTTCTCTGCCATGCACAACTCTCCGCTAGGCACGTTAGAAAACGGCTTTGGCGGAATAGAAACAGAGTTCAACTTCAACAATGAACTAGTGGCCCGCCACTGGGATAATTTGAAGACATGGCAGGATGCGGATGCCTTTAAGTGGGGCGGCCCTGGTTCCGGCCCAGACTCTGAACCGCTGTTTTACTCACAAGAGTGTGCGATTTTCTTTGGCTCTTCTGCCTCTCGTGCGGATGTCGCTGCTAATTCCGACTTTGAAGTTGGTTTCGGTATGCAGCCCTACTATGACGACGTAGATGGCGCGCCACAGAACTCCATCATTGGCGGTGCCACCCTGTGGGCACTTCAAGGCCACACCGATGACGAGTATGAAGCCGTTGCTGCCTTCTTTGAGTACCTCTCACAGCCTGAAGTGCAAGCTGAGTGGCACCAGCAGACCGGCTACCTGCCAATCACTCAAGCGGCATGGGACTTAAGCAAAGAGCAGGGCTACTACGATGAGAATCCAGGCGCTGATATTTCGCTGAAGCAGATGACACTAAACGAACCGACTGAAAACTCAAAGGGCCTGCGGTTTGGTAACTTTGTACAGATCCGCGACATCATCTCCGAAGAGATGGAAGCCGTGATGACTGGCGCTAAATCCGGCCAAGAGGCTGCCGATTCAGCGGTTGAACGTGGTAATCAGTTGCTACGCGACTTCCAATCAGCCAACCAGTAA
- a CDS encoding sn-glycerol-3-phosphate import ATP-binding protein UgpC: MASITLEGLKKTYAGNVAAVKGIDLQIEDGEFVVLVGPSGCGKSTLLRMVAGLETITEGTLKIGDRVVNKLEPAERDIAMVFQNYALYPHMTVYNNLAYGLKNRGFKKDDIDKRVRLAAKMLEIEDFLERKPRKLSGGQRQRVAMGRALVREPSAFLFDEPLSNLDAKLRVQMRVEIKQLQRRLKTTSLYVTHDQLEAMTLGDRLVVLNAGQIEQVGTPMEIYARPATMFVAEFIGSPAMNMLPLDYLRTQRSSVLEHLPEGTDTLGIRPDDMHLTPPEAPHLAIDATLMLFEAAGAESHLYVNLADSEQPTVIRTTGQPAVREGEILRFYVTRDALHPFNSTTRKRTGV; this comes from the coding sequence ATGGCCAGCATTACCCTGGAAGGGCTAAAAAAAACCTATGCGGGCAACGTGGCTGCGGTCAAAGGGATCGACTTACAGATTGAAGACGGTGAATTTGTGGTACTCGTCGGGCCATCCGGTTGTGGAAAATCGACTCTGCTACGGATGGTCGCTGGGCTTGAAACCATTACCGAAGGCACGCTCAAAATTGGCGATCGGGTAGTGAATAAGCTAGAGCCCGCTGAGCGCGACATCGCCATGGTGTTCCAAAACTACGCGCTTTATCCACACATGACCGTCTACAACAACCTCGCTTATGGCTTAAAGAACCGAGGTTTCAAAAAAGATGACATTGATAAACGCGTGCGTTTAGCGGCCAAGATGCTGGAAATTGAAGACTTCCTGGAGCGCAAACCCCGCAAGCTTTCCGGCGGCCAGCGCCAACGGGTAGCGATGGGCCGAGCACTGGTGCGCGAGCCTTCAGCCTTCTTGTTCGATGAACCGCTTTCCAACCTAGACGCCAAGCTACGCGTACAAATGCGGGTAGAAATTAAACAGCTACAACGTCGCCTAAAAACCACCAGCCTGTACGTCACCCACGATCAACTGGAAGCAATGACCCTGGGCGACCGCTTGGTCGTACTAAATGCCGGGCAAATTGAGCAGGTAGGCACACCGATGGAGATCTACGCCCGTCCGGCCACGATGTTCGTTGCGGAGTTTATTGGCTCCCCGGCCATGAACATGTTGCCGCTGGATTATCTGCGTACTCAACGCAGCAGCGTGCTGGAACACCTTCCCGAAGGCACCGACACCCTTGGCATACGACCTGACGACATGCACCTCACCCCGCCCGAGGCTCCCCATCTAGCTATCGACGCGACACTCATGCTCTTTGAAGCGGCAGGCGCGGAAAGCCATCTGTACGTTAATCTCGCCGACAGCGAGCAACCCACGGTGATTCGCACCACGGGCCAGCCAGCCGTTCGTGAAGGGGAAATATTGCGCTTCTATGTAACCCGCGATGCGCTTCATCCTTTTAATAGCACCACTCGAAAGCGCACCGGTGTCTGA